One genomic region from Drosophila subpulchrella strain 33 F10 #4 breed RU33 chromosome 2R, RU_Dsub_v1.1 Primary Assembly, whole genome shotgun sequence encodes:
- the LOC119549297 gene encoding damage-control phosphatase ARMT1 codes for MQSEASSHTEVTDATIADDEATIEQMKELKFNEKNLIIYTPPGVNEELSARFLSSFAFVTFKRRSPGLLKDLITFLRDREPEIIKECGDYAHFDLKRTIWSLELLRGEMINNDEFQIFRVKAPDTASWNKFLMNLSEDRRQWFSAVWLHAECYMYRRIWSIFQRSETLVNYDYFGDQKMSAARRVTPQMKDVLEATRMLARSKENFQDLLKLSAWGNRYDLSMTDAGPSAKIFRQISRYDKDLLADQSSDIWKDLTEACDPVYVDIVCDNAGFELFADLLLAEYIIESGLARRVRFHVKAIPWFISDVTHQDFLWLLDYFRKHCIPEFRAFGKRIQGYLRDRSFILCDKSYFWTSGHDCSQMKRVQPCLYVFISEAALVIFKGDLNYRKLLGDINYISTAKFSDCLRGFQPTSVCALRVIKSDIYCGLPVCTVDWLTEDNPDWMISGEKAVIQVAIKHRLSSDVLV; via the coding sequence ATGCAGAGTGAGGCCAGTAGTCACACCGAAGTGACGGATGCCACGATTGCGGACGATGAGGCGACCATTGAGCAGATGAAGGAACTCAAATTTAACGAGAAGAATCTGATCATCTATACTCCGCCAGGAGTCAATGAAGAGCTATCCGCCAGATTCTTGAGCAGCTTCGCCTTTGTTACCTTCAAGCGAAGATCCCCAGGACTTTTAAAGGATTTGATCACTTTTCTGCGGGATCGGGAGCCGGAAATTATAAAGGAGTGCGGGGACTATGCCCACTTCGATTTGAAGCGAACCATCTGGAGTCTGGAACTGCTGCGCGGAGAGATGATCAACAACGATGAGTTCCAGATATTCCGGGTCAAGGCCCCGGACACCGCGAGTTGGAACAAGTTTCTGATGAACCTCAGCGAGGACAGGAGGCAGTGGTTCTCCGCTGTTTGGTTGCACGCCGAGTGCTACATGTACCGCCGCATCTGGTCGATCTTCCAGCGCTCGGAGACCCTCGTAAACTACGATTACTTCGGTGACCAAAAGATGTCGGCCGCCAGGAGAGTGACGCCTCAGATGAAGGACGTCCTGGAGGCCACCAGGATGCTGGCCCGGAGCAAGGAGAACTTTCAGGATCTGCTTAAACTATCCGCCTGGGGCAATCGCTATGACCTGTCCATGACAGACGCGGGTCCGAGTGCCAAGATATTCCGTCAGATTTCTAGATACGACAAGGATCTCCTGGCCGACCAGTCGTCGGATATATGGAAGGATCTCACGGAGGCCTGTGACCCCGTCTACGTGGACATCGTGTGTGATAATGCGGGCTTTGAGCTCTTTGCGGATCTCCTGCTCGCTGAGTATATAATAGAATCGGGCTTGGCTCGACGAGTGCGGTTCCATGTGAAGGCCATTCCCTGGTTCATCTCTGACGTCACCCATCAGGACTTCCTCTGGCTGCTGGACTACTTCCGCAAACATTGTATTCCCGAATTCAGGGCTTTCGGCAAGAGGATTCAGGGCTACCTCCGCGATCGTTCGTTCATCCTGTGCGACAAGAGCTACTTCTGGACAAGTGGCCACGACTGCAGCCAGATGAAGCGGGTCCAGCCCTGTCTGTATGTGTTCATTAGCGAGGCAGCCCTGGTGATCTTCAAAGGCGACCTCAATTACCGGAAACTACTCGGCGACATAAACTACATCTCCACTGCCAAGTTTTCCGATTGCCTGCGGGGCTTTCAGCCAACCAGCGTCTGTGCCCTGCGGGTCATTAAATCGGATATCTACTGTGGGTTGCCCGTCTGCACGGTTGACTGGCTCACAGAGGACAATCCGGACTGGATGATCTCAGGCGAGAAGGCCGTCATCCAAGTGGCCA